The nucleotide window GTCCGGCGTGATCTCCAGCTCGGCCTGCTCGATGGCGGCCCGCAGCACGGCGTTGGCGGCCATGGCGCTCTGGTGGCGGGTCAGCAGCGGCACCGAGCGGTCGCCCAGGCGCAGGTCGAACGCCAGCAGCTGCTTGGTGGTGACGAACCGCAGCGGCACGAAGAAACGGCCGAACCCCACCTCGTCGGCCAGGTCGGTCACCGGTGGCGGGACCCGGCAGTCGATGCTCATGTGCCGGCGGATGCTGCGCTCCCCCGACAGCTCCACGTTGTCGACCCGGCGGTCGACCCAGCTCCACTGGGTGGCGACGAGGGTCCACAGCAGCCGGCCGAGGTCGGCGAACGCCGGGTGCTCGGGGTCGAGCAGCACGTCGTAGAGGTCGAGGTCGGGCGGTCGGGCCGGGGTGGGAGCGGAGCCCGGGACCCACAGCGCGGAGCGGACCGACGCCCGCCGGGCCAGCCGACGGTACGACTGGCGCGCCGCAGCGCCGGTCGCCGGCCCGGGGAACGGCGGTGGATCGGTTGAAGGGTTGGTCATCGGTGCCCGCCTCCGTCTCGCGCTCGCTGGGTCACACCAGCGTGAGGCCACCGTCCACGGTGATCACGGTGCCGGTGAGGTAGGCCCCGGCGCGGGAGCTGAGGAAGATGGCGGTGCCGGCCATGTCGTCGGGGGCGCCGATGCGCTTCCGGGGCGCCATGGCGGCGATCTGGTCGCCGGCCGCGGCGAGGGTGGAGGCCATCATCTTCGACTCGAAGGGCCCGGGGGCGATGGCGTTGACGGTGACGGTCGGTGCCAGCTGCACGGCGAGGTGCCGGGTGAGCTGGTGCACCGCCGCCTTCGACGCCGAGTACGAGTAGGTCTCCATCATCGGCACGTGGATGCCGTCGACGGAGCCGATGTTGATCACCCGGGCCGGGTCGTCCAGCGTGCCGGCGGCTTCGAGGAGCGGCCGCAGGAACTTCGTGAGGTGGAAGACGCCCTTCACGTTGAGCGACAGCACCCGCTCCCAGGCGGCCTCGTCGAACTCCGCCATCGGGGCTCCCCAGGTGGCGCCGGCGTTGTTGACCAGGATGTGGAGGGCGTCCTCGCGGGCGGCGACCTCGCCGGCCAGGCGGCGGCACTCGTCCTCGGTCGACAGGTTGGCCGGCAGGGCGACGCACTCGCCGACCTGCGACAGCTCGGCGGCCACCTTCTCGCACACC belongs to Acidimicrobiales bacterium and includes:
- a CDS encoding SDR family NAD(P)-dependent oxidoreductase — translated: MSDLFSIAGKTALVTGGSRGIGLMIARGFVEAGAKVYISSRKAEVCEKVAAELSQVGECVALPANLSTEDECRRLAGEVAAREDALHILVNNAGATWGAPMAEFDEAAWERVLSLNVKGVFHLTKFLRPLLEAAGTLDDPARVINIGSVDGIHVPMMETYSYSASKAAVHQLTRHLAVQLAPTVTVNAIAPGPFESKMMASTLAAAGDQIAAMAPRKRIGAPDDMAGTAIFLSSRAGAYLTGTVITVDGGLTLV